From the Rhodothalassiaceae bacterium genome, one window contains:
- a CDS encoding MFS transporter codes for MNGRGGADAESGTAEAAQPLAGAAAEPWPRPAAAWGVVALLFLIYTLSFIDRQILALLVGPIKRDLQAGDFAFSLLSGFAFALFYTVFGLPFARYADRGSRTGLIAFGVALWSLATAACGLARGFWGLFGARVMVGVGEATLTPAANSLIADLFPPAKLGRALAVYSLGIPIGSAMAFILGGAVVHWVESLPPIVWPLVGELHGWQLAFIAVGLPGLVFALVMMALPEPRRRGPRLAAGRPGVPLGQVVRYVVRHAPAYAPLFFGAAMLSMLGYGATLWMIAFFERVHAVPAGDAGTIFGLILLVFGTGGILLGGTLADLWFARGRRDAHLMLLLFGTLAGLPFGIAYPLVDGLPPAIALLAVSTLISNMPWGLAYAAIATITPNELRGQMAALYLFIVNLIGLGIGPSVIAVFTDWVFADETMIGASMAAATAVIAPLAALLFALGRRPFARAVAARLDTPAS; via the coding sequence ATGAACGGACGGGGCGGAGCCGATGCGGAATCCGGGACGGCCGAGGCGGCGCAGCCCCTCGCGGGCGCAGCGGCGGAACCCTGGCCGCGCCCGGCGGCCGCCTGGGGCGTGGTCGCGCTGCTGTTTCTGATCTATACGCTCTCCTTCATCGATAGGCAGATTCTCGCGCTGCTCGTCGGCCCCATCAAGCGGGACCTTCAGGCCGGCGACTTCGCCTTCTCGCTGCTGTCCGGCTTCGCCTTCGCGCTCTTCTACACCGTCTTCGGGCTGCCCTTCGCCCGCTACGCCGACCGCGGCTCGCGCACGGGGCTGATCGCCTTCGGGGTGGCGCTGTGGTCGCTGGCGACCGCCGCCTGCGGTCTCGCGCGCGGCTTCTGGGGCCTGTTCGGCGCGCGGGTCATGGTCGGCGTCGGCGAGGCGACGCTCACCCCGGCGGCCAATTCGCTCATCGCCGATCTCTTCCCGCCGGCGAAGCTCGGCCGCGCGCTCGCCGTCTATTCGCTGGGCATTCCCATCGGCTCGGCGATGGCCTTCATCCTCGGCGGCGCCGTGGTGCACTGGGTCGAATCGCTGCCGCCGATCGTCTGGCCGCTCGTCGGCGAGCTGCACGGCTGGCAGCTGGCGTTCATCGCCGTCGGCCTGCCCGGGCTCGTCTTCGCGCTCGTCATGATGGCGCTGCCGGAACCCCGGCGCCGCGGCCCCCGGCTCGCCGCGGGGCGGCCGGGCGTGCCGCTCGGGCAGGTCGTCCGTTACGTGGTCCGTCACGCGCCGGCCTATGCGCCGCTGTTCTTCGGCGCGGCGATGCTGTCGATGCTGGGCTATGGCGCGACCTTGTGGATGATCGCCTTCTTCGAGCGGGTGCACGCCGTGCCGGCCGGCGATGCCGGCACGATCTTCGGTCTCATCCTGCTGGTCTTCGGCACCGGCGGCATCCTGCTCGGCGGCACGCTGGCCGATCTGTGGTTCGCGCGCGGGAGGCGCGACGCGCATCTCATGCTGCTGCTCTTCGGCACCCTCGCGGGCCTGCCCTTCGGCATCGCCTATCCGCTCGTGGACGGGCTGCCGCCCGCGATCGCCCTGCTCGCGGTCTCGACGCTGATCTCGAACATGCCCTGGGGGCTCGCCTATGCGGCGATCGCGACCATCACGCCGAACGAGCTCAGAGGCCAGATGGCGGCGCTCTATCTGTTCATCGTGAACCTCATCGGGCTCGGGATCGGGCCGAGCGTGATCGCGGTGTTCACCGACTGGGTGTTCGCCGACGAGACCATGATCGGCGCCTCCATGGCGGCCGCGACCGCGGTGATCGCGCCGCTCGCCGCGCTGCTGTTCGCGCTCGGCCGCCGGCCGTTCGCGCGCGCGGTGGCGGCCCGCCTCGACACCCCGGCGTCGTGA
- a CDS encoding cysteine desulfuration protein SufE — MDAFHPLTDETTLEDVRETFALLDAWEDRFAYLIELGRKLPPLPEEGYSEAFRVKGCTSKVWLVPERRADGRLVFRGDSDAHLVKGLVALMLLIFSGRRPEEILATDAKAILAELDLETHLSPMRANGLNAMLKRIRELAAAAEASRTAEAAG, encoded by the coding sequence ATGGACGCCTTCCATCCCTTGACCGACGAGACCACGCTCGAGGACGTGCGCGAGACCTTCGCGCTGCTCGATGCGTGGGAGGACCGCTTCGCCTATCTGATCGAGCTGGGGCGCAAGCTGCCGCCGCTGCCCGAGGAGGGCTACAGCGAGGCCTTCCGGGTGAAGGGCTGCACCTCGAAGGTGTGGCTGGTGCCCGAGCGGCGGGCCGACGGGCGCCTCGTCTTCCGCGGGGATTCCGACGCCCATCTCGTCAAGGGGCTGGTCGCGCTCATGCTGCTCATCTTCTCCGGCCGGCGGCCGGAGGAGATTCTCGCCACCGATGCGAAGGCGATCCTGGCCGAGCTCGATCTGGAGACGCATTTGAGCCCCATGCGGGCGAACGGGCTCAACGCGATGCTGAAACGCATCCGCGAGCTGGCCGCGGCGGCCGAGGCGTCGCGGACGGCCGAGGCGGCCGGCTGA
- a CDS encoding epoxide hydrolase — MGADPAAIPMDRTALAAWRAAGETVSWRGHRIFLRRHDRSDAPRLVLIHGFPTAGFDWARLWPALAARAALIAPDMLGFGFSAKPRAHRYSLFEQADLVTDLVREAGWADGAPVHVLAHDYGDTVAQELLVRARVGELPFRLASVVFLNGGMFFSAIRLSPMQIRLRDPVGRLLQHLITRGRFRRQFAAIFGAAHRPDRAELDAFFDLVTAGGGRGVLHALSRYLHERAAHEERWSRAVAEAPVPIALIYGPEDPISGESIARRFRELAPDAPVVPLAGVGHYPQVEAPAAVLEAFLALHRRWGGGLADETRAGAP, encoded by the coding sequence ATGGGCGCGGATCCCGCCGCCATCCCGATGGACCGCACGGCGCTCGCCGCCTGGCGCGCGGCCGGGGAGACGGTGAGCTGGCGCGGGCACCGCATCTTCCTCAGGCGCCATGACCGCAGCGATGCTCCGCGGCTCGTGCTCATCCACGGCTTTCCCACCGCGGGCTTCGACTGGGCGCGGCTGTGGCCGGCCCTGGCCGCGCGCGCGGCGCTGATCGCCCCCGACATGCTGGGCTTCGGCTTTTCCGCCAAGCCGCGCGCCCATCGCTACAGCCTCTTCGAGCAGGCGGATCTCGTGACGGATCTCGTCCGCGAAGCCGGCTGGGCGGACGGGGCGCCCGTGCATGTGCTGGCCCATGACTACGGCGATACCGTCGCCCAGGAGCTGCTCGTGCGCGCGCGGGTCGGGGAACTGCCGTTCCGGCTCGCGAGCGTCGTCTTCCTCAACGGCGGCATGTTCTTCTCGGCCATCAGGCTTTCGCCGATGCAGATCCGGCTGCGCGATCCGGTCGGCCGCCTGCTGCAGCATCTCATCACCCGCGGCCGCTTCCGCCGCCAGTTCGCGGCGATCTTCGGCGCGGCGCACCGGCCCGACCGCGCGGAGCTCGATGCCTTCTTCGATCTCGTCACCGCCGGCGGCGGCCGCGGCGTGCTGCACGCCTTGAGCCGGTATCTTCACGAGCGCGCGGCCCATGAGGAGCGCTGGTCGCGCGCCGTCGCCGAGGCGCCCGTGCCGATCGCGCTCATCTACGGGCCGGAAGACCCGATCTCGGGCGAGAGCATCGCCCGGCGCTTCCGGGAGCTCGCGCCGGATGCGCCAGTCGTCCCCCTTGCCGGCGTCGGCCATTATCCGCAGGTGGAGGCGCCCGCGGCCGTGCTCGAGGCCTTTCTCGCGCTCCATCGGCGCTGGGGCGGCGGTCTCGCCGACGAGACGCGCGCCGGCGCGCCGTGA
- the gabD gene encoding NAD-dependent succinate-semialdehyde dehydrogenase has product MLKTAIGLKRTDLLREQALIGADWVDAEDGSVLEVTNPATGAVIGTVPKLAPGQVEQAIAAAAEAQKSWARLTAKERAARLRAWYEAIMAHADDLALLMTTEQGKPLAEAKGEVVYAASFVEWFAEEAKRVYGETIPAPKPDQRILVLRQPIGVVGAITPWNFPAAMLTRKAAPAIAAGCTVVAKPAEDTPFTALALGRLALEAGIPAGVLNIVTGEPEVVARPILESETVRMISFTGSTEVGKLLMRASADTVKKVHLELGGNAAFIVFDDADLEAAVEGVLASKYRNTGQTCVCANRIFVEDGIYERFAEAFAAQVKALKVGPGTEEGVVQGPLINEDALEKVKRHVADAVAKGGRVLTGGRPHPLGRTFFEPTVIADASPEMLCFREETFGPVAPLFRFRGEDEVLRLANDTPYGLASYFYTRDVGRVFRVAEALETGIVGVNTGLISTEVAPFGGVKQSGIGREGGREGILEFVETKYVCLALP; this is encoded by the coding sequence ATGCTGAAGACGGCAATCGGCCTGAAGCGCACGGATCTGCTGCGCGAGCAGGCGCTCATCGGCGCGGACTGGGTGGACGCCGAGGACGGCTCTGTGCTCGAGGTCACGAATCCGGCGACCGGGGCGGTCATCGGCACCGTGCCGAAGCTTGCGCCCGGCCAGGTGGAGCAGGCGATCGCGGCGGCCGCCGAGGCGCAGAAGAGCTGGGCGCGGCTGACGGCGAAGGAACGCGCGGCGCGGCTCAGGGCCTGGTACGAGGCGATCATGGCGCATGCCGACGATCTCGCACTCCTCATGACCACCGAGCAGGGCAAGCCGCTCGCCGAGGCGAAAGGCGAGGTCGTCTATGCGGCGAGCTTCGTCGAGTGGTTCGCGGAAGAGGCCAAGCGCGTCTATGGCGAGACGATCCCGGCGCCCAAGCCGGATCAGCGCATCCTCGTGCTGCGTCAGCCGATCGGGGTCGTGGGCGCGATCACGCCGTGGAACTTTCCGGCGGCGATGCTGACCCGCAAGGCCGCCCCGGCGATCGCGGCCGGCTGCACCGTCGTCGCCAAGCCCGCCGAAGACACGCCGTTCACCGCGCTCGCCCTCGGCCGGCTCGCGCTGGAGGCGGGGATTCCGGCGGGCGTGCTGAACATCGTCACCGGCGAGCCCGAGGTCGTCGCGCGCCCGATTCTCGAATCCGAAACCGTGCGCATGATCAGCTTCACCGGCTCCACGGAGGTGGGCAAGCTGCTGATGCGGGCCAGCGCCGACACGGTGAAGAAGGTGCATCTGGAGCTCGGCGGCAATGCCGCCTTCATCGTCTTCGACGACGCGGATCTGGAGGCGGCGGTGGAAGGCGTGCTCGCCTCCAAGTACCGCAACACCGGCCAGACCTGCGTGTGCGCCAACCGCATCTTCGTCGAGGACGGCATCTACGAGCGCTTCGCAGAAGCCTTCGCCGCGCAGGTGAAGGCCCTCAAGGTCGGCCCCGGCACCGAGGAGGGCGTCGTCCAGGGCCCGCTGATCAACGAGGACGCCTTGGAGAAGGTCAAGCGCCATGTCGCCGATGCCGTGGCCAAGGGCGGGCGGGTGCTGACCGGCGGCCGGCCGCATCCGCTGGGCCGCACCTTCTTCGAGCCGACTGTGATCGCGGATGCCAGCCCCGAGATGCTCTGCTTCAGGGAGGAGACCTTCGGGCCCGTCGCGCCGCTGTTCCGCTTCCGCGGCGAGGACGAGGTGCTGCGGCTGGCCAACGATACGCCCTACGGCCTCGCCTCCTATTTCTACACCCGCGACGTCGGGCGCGTCTTCCGGGTGGCCGAGGCGCTGGAGACCGGGATCGTCGGCGTCAACACCGGCCTGATCTCCACCGAGGTCGCGCCGTTCGGCGGCGTCAAGCAGTCCGGCATCGGCCGCGAGGGCGGGCGCGAGGGCATCCTCGAGTTCGTCGAGACGAAATACGTCTGTCTCGCGCTGCCCTGA
- a CDS encoding cobaltochelatase subunit CobT, translating to MSDAADRHREELREALAGTVRAVSGVREVDVALATPGYRPMASRTGGRGESSAIEVELPARPAPRDVAALRGRLDHLACRLRWHDEKAFRRFAPREPLAATIFAALEDARLGALGARRFAGMRANIAAAEAERRARLGLADARRREEIPIEEALRARLLAELGGIDDPALVALHEPWAELITDRAADLLDRLAEQLDDAEGFARTARSLLARLELLSDDERLPEEEPERGDEEHPPEAGEDGAPEMTGGGEDASESEDTAAADSAEEGEAADEDDEGMAVRLADSPLLEADPDSDNAPEVQPPGHNRPGGDGPELGGYRVFTRAFDRVERAEDLASGEELARLRTLLDQQAAPLARVVGRLANRLQRRLMAQQNRAWEFDLEEGVLDTARLARVVASPSHPLSYKRERESAFRDTVVGLLIDNSGSMRGRPISIAAVSADIMARTLERCGVAVEVLGFTTRAWKGGESREAWLKAGKPLRPGRLNDLLHIVYKPAEVPYRRARRNLGLMLKEGLLKENIDGEALLWAHQRLIARPEERRILMVISDGAPVDDSTLSANDGQYLDRHLKAVIDWIETRSPVELIAIGIGHDVTRYYRRAVTLYDAEQLAGAMAEQLAALFEEEAAASRGRRAGAGARAR from the coding sequence ATGTCGGACGCGGCTGACCGCCATCGCGAGGAGCTGCGCGAGGCCCTTGCCGGCACGGTGCGGGCGGTCTCGGGCGTGCGCGAGGTCGATGTCGCGCTCGCCACGCCCGGCTACCGGCCGATGGCCTCCCGGACGGGCGGGCGCGGGGAATCAAGCGCCATCGAGGTCGAGCTGCCCGCCCGGCCGGCGCCGCGGGATGTCGCGGCGCTGCGCGGGCGGCTGGATCATCTCGCCTGCCGGCTGCGCTGGCATGACGAGAAGGCGTTCCGGCGGTTCGCCCCGCGCGAGCCGCTTGCCGCGACGATCTTCGCCGCGCTCGAGGATGCGCGCCTCGGTGCGCTGGGCGCACGCCGCTTCGCCGGCATGCGCGCCAACATCGCCGCCGCCGAGGCCGAACGGCGGGCGCGGCTCGGGCTTGCGGACGCCCGCCGGCGCGAGGAAATCCCGATCGAGGAGGCGCTGCGCGCGCGGCTGCTGGCGGAACTCGGTGGCATCGACGATCCGGCGCTGGTTGCGCTCCATGAGCCCTGGGCGGAACTGATCACCGACAGAGCCGCGGACCTCCTCGACCGGCTCGCCGAGCAGCTGGACGATGCGGAAGGCTTCGCGCGCACGGCCCGCAGCCTGCTCGCCCGTCTCGAGCTGCTCTCGGACGACGAGCGCCTGCCCGAGGAGGAGCCCGAGCGCGGCGACGAGGAACACCCGCCCGAGGCCGGCGAGGACGGTGCGCCGGAGATGACGGGCGGCGGCGAGGACGCATCCGAAAGCGAGGACACGGCGGCCGCCGACAGCGCGGAGGAAGGCGAGGCGGCGGACGAGGACGACGAGGGCATGGCGGTGCGGCTGGCCGACTCGCCGCTGCTCGAGGCCGATCCCGACAGCGACAACGCCCCCGAGGTGCAGCCGCCGGGCCACAACCGCCCGGGCGGCGACGGCCCCGAGCTCGGCGGCTACCGCGTCTTCACCCGGGCCTTCGACCGCGTGGAGCGGGCGGAGGATCTGGCCTCCGGCGAAGAGCTGGCGCGCCTGCGCACGCTGCTCGACCAGCAGGCCGCACCTCTCGCCCGGGTCGTCGGGAGGCTTGCGAACCGCCTGCAGCGGCGGCTGATGGCGCAGCAGAACCGCGCCTGGGAATTCGATCTGGAAGAGGGCGTGCTGGACACGGCGCGGCTTGCGCGCGTGGTCGCAAGCCCCAGCCATCCGCTTTCCTACAAGCGCGAAAGGGAGAGCGCCTTCCGCGACACGGTGGTGGGGCTGCTGATCGACAATTCCGGCTCCATGCGCGGGCGGCCGATCTCGATCGCCGCGGTCTCGGCCGACATCATGGCGCGCACGCTGGAGCGCTGCGGGGTGGCCGTGGAGGTCCTCGGATTCACGACCCGGGCCTGGAAGGGCGGCGAGTCGCGCGAGGCCTGGCTCAAGGCCGGCAAGCCGCTGCGTCCGGGCCGGCTCAACGATCTCCTGCACATCGTCTACAAGCCGGCCGAGGTGCCCTACCGGCGCGCGCGGCGCAATCTCGGGCTGATGCTGAAAGAAGGGCTCTTGAAGGAGAACATCGACGGCGAGGCGCTGCTGTGGGCGCATCAGCGGCTCATCGCCCGGCCCGAGGAGCGGCGGATCCTGATGGTGATCTCGGACGGCGCGCCGGTGGACGATTCCACCCTGTCCGCCAACGACGGCCAGTATCTCGACCGGCATCTGAAAGCCGTGATCGACTGGATCGAGACCCGCTCGCCGGTGGAGCTGATCGCGATCGGCATCGGCCATGACGTCACCCGCTACTACCGCCGCGCCGTCACCCTCTACGACGCCGAGCAGCTTGCCGGCGCCATGGCCGAACAGCTCGCCGCGCTGTTCGAGGAGGAAGCCGCCGCCTCCCGCGGCCGCCGGGCCGGCGCCGGCGCTCGCGCACGCTGA